In the Gorilla gorilla gorilla isolate KB3781 chromosome 10, NHGRI_mGorGor1-v2.1_pri, whole genome shotgun sequence genome, one interval contains:
- the IFNG gene encoding interferon gamma — protein sequence MKYTSYILAFQLCIVLGSLGCYCQDPYVKEAENLKKYFNAGHSDVADNGTLFLGILKNWKEESDRKIMQSQIVSFYFKLFKNFKDDQSIQKSVETIKEDMNVKFFNSNKKKRDDFEKLTNYSVTDLNVQRKAIHELIQVMAELSPAAKTGKRKRSQMLFRGRRASQ from the exons ATGAAATATACAAGTTATATCTTGGCTTTTCAGCTCTGCATCGTTTTGGGTTCTCTTGGCTGTTACTGCCAGGACCCATATGTAAAAGAAGCAGAAAACcttaagaaatatttt aatgcaGGTCATTCAGATGTAGCGGATAATGGAACTCTTTTCTTAGGCATTTTGAAGAATTGGAAAGAG GAGAGTGACAGAAAAATAATGCAGAGCCAAATTGTCTCCTTTTacttcaaactttttaaaaactttaaagatGACCAGAGCATCCAAAAGAGTGTGGAGACCATCAAGGAAGACATGAATGTCAAGTTTttcaatagcaacaaaaagaaacGAGATGACTTTGAAAAGCTGACTAATTATTCG GTAACTGACTTGAATGTCCAACGCAAAGCAATACATGAACTCATCCAAGTGATGGCTGAACTGTCACCAGCAGCTAAAACAGGGAAGCGAAAAAGGAGTCAGATGCTGTTTCGAGGTCGAAGAGCATCCCAATAA
- the MRPL21 gene encoding LOW QUALITY PROTEIN: large ribosomal subunit protein bL21m (The sequence of the model RefSeq protein was modified relative to this genomic sequence to represent the inferred CDS: inserted 2 bases in 1 codon; substituted 2 bases at 2 genomic stop codons), with product MGTPLTSGGLFFYRWIPQNHTCHPCLQDLDHGLDAPTLSPQNCHTTVSPTARVLCPFVTKSLKLVYIATGKDGRLFPMVHFASHQWKVTSEXVTLIGNELDLACGERILLKKVLLVGADNFTLLGKPLLRKDLVXVEAIVIEKTESWTRVIMRFRRRKSFKKKXFIVTPQTVLRINSIEIALCLL from the exons ATGGGGACCCCGCTCACCAGTGGTGGCCTCTTCTTTTATAGATGGATTCCTCAAAATCACACTTGCCACCCTTGTCTCCAAGATTTGGATCACGGTCTAGATGCTCCCACCCTTTCTCCTCAAAACTGCCACACCACAGTCTCACCAACCGCCAGGGTGCTCTGCCCTTTCGTGACCAAATCCCTGAAGCTAG TTTACATCGCCACGGGGAAAGATGGCAGGCTTTTTCCCATGGTGCATTTTGCCAGTCACCAGTGGAAGGTGACCTCTGA GGTCACCTTAATTGGAAATGAACTAGACCTTGCATGTGGAGAGAGAATTCTACTGAAGAAGGTCCTGCTGGTTGGGGCAGACAACTTCACACTGCTTGGCAAGCCACTCCTCAGAAAGGATCTTGTTTGAGTAGAAGCCATAGTCATTGAAAAGACAGAATCATGGACAAGAGTCATTATGAGATTTAGGAGAAGGAAAAGCTTCAAGAAGAAATAATTCATTGTGACCCCTCAGACCGTCCTCCGGATAAACAGCATTGAGATTGCTCTGTGTTTGTTGTAG